From Bos indicus isolate NIAB-ARS_2022 breed Sahiwal x Tharparkar chromosome X, NIAB-ARS_B.indTharparkar_mat_pri_1.0, whole genome shotgun sequence:
attgctggattaaatttgctaacatttcatttttttgcttaATGAAGAATaagttctatagttttcttttcttgcaatgCCTTCATCCAGTTTTGGTATTTTGGAAGGCTGGCCTCATAATGATTTGAGAACTGTTTAATCTCCTCTACATTAGGAAAGAATTTGTATGGTTTTGGTGATGTTTCTCCCTTATGTGTTTCATAGCATTCCCTACTTAAGTCACATGGGCCTGGAGTTTTCTGTTCCAAACCCTTGATAGACCTAGGGATATCTAgggttttcactttcttcttgagTTCGTTTTGGGAATTTTGGTCATTCAAGGAATTTGTTGATTTCATCTACTTTTGCAAACTTTTTTTAGCTTTcctctttttacatttatatatttaattggaggctcattAATTTACAATAGTGTtctggtttttgccgtacattgacatgaatcagccatgtgtgtacatgtgtcccacattCTGAATcccactcccacttccctccctatccaattcctcagggtcatcccggCCCaccggccctgagtgccctgtctcatgcatcgaacctgaactgacGATCAATTTCTCGtgtggtaatacacatgtttcaatgctattgtctcaaatcatcccaccctcgccttctcccaaacAGTCCAACAgcctgttctttatctctgtgtctcctttgctttcttgcatatagggtcatggttaccatctttctaaattcgatatatatgcattattataccgtattggcgtttttctttgtgacttacttcaccctgtataaaaggctccagtttcatccacctcgttagaactgattccaatgtgttctttttaatagccatccaaccatctcatcctccatcgtccccttatcttcctgccttcaaacgttcccagcattaggggctttGCCAATGAGCcacctcttcaaatcaggtggccaaagtgttggagctttcgttttaaaagaaatcagtgaaaacgcataaattggaaagaaagaaagaaatgtgtatttatttacagaCAAAATGACTGTCTACGTATGAAGTCCAGTGGGACGTAGAAAAGAGCTATTACAATTAATTAGTGAGTATAGCAAGGTTTCAGGGTACACGGATACTCTTGAGaggacttggactgcaaggagaacagaccagtcaatcctaaaggaaatcaaccctgaatattcattggacggactcaagctgatcctgaagctcctatactttggctacctgatatgaagggCCAACtacctggaagagaccctgatgctggggaagactgaaggcaacaggagaagggggagacagaggatgagatggttagatagcataacccactcaatggacatgaatttgagcaaattccaggagatagtggaggacaaaggagactggtatgctacagtccatgggggcacaaatagTTGGCCATGAACTATAGACTGAAAAACATCATTCAGGtgttatatgaaaagtgaaaagtgcactTGCTCTGTggagtccaactccttgcaaccccatgaattgtagcctgcaagCTCCCCTTTCCAGgatttctccaggtaaaaatactggagtggattgccattaccttctccggaggatattcccaatccagagattgaacctggtctaccacactgcaggcagattctttaccatctgagccaccagggaagacgtCTGGTAATTTATCTTAACAtttaatataactataaaatgagaaaattttccaaaattaataccGAATGACAGTATACAACTTTCTTATTCTCCCACTTCTTACATTGTCTTCAATTATGTTGTAGTCCTCGAATACCTGGATCTCAGAACCTCCCCTCCAACTGAAAGACAAATGCAGTATGAGGAAGTGcagaagccaaaaataaagtcagagacaGCACAAAagcttagttttattttctgcagttAACAATCACCAAACAAACTATGTAGACACTGAGCCCCCAAAAGCAGCACAGACATGAGATGAAGCCCGATCAAAGTACTGCAGAAAGCAATGCCCTGGGGAACGACACCTGAAGCTACGGCACACAGGGTAGGTTTAAACCCCTCTTCTGTGCCGAGAAACGGGGGCCCCATAGTGCTGCAAGGACCGTATCACCAGGGAAAGCTGCTCCAGACAGAAACCGATGGACCTCTGGAGCAGGCCAGGGTCTTCAGCAGTCAATCGGCtaaaagggagggaaaatgaaATTCAACTTTCTgccgagaaggaggaagaggagcatgTCCTCCCTCTGTTCCCGCACACCGACAAGCCCAGAGCACCACACTTTTCCTTTAGGCTTAACCCGTCCATTATGGCTCCTCCTGGGCCCAGACTGGCCTTGGCCACCACCCAGcacccaccaccctctccccggCCCTGGACCCCTTTAGAACTCACAGAACCATCATGCGGCCATTAACGTAGAGCTCCTTCCGAATCCGCCCTCGCAATTGAGTACGTGTAGTCAGGAAGTGGCGGGCAAGGTCCGCTTCCGCGTGTGATGAGAAAGGCACACTGAGGCTTCTGGTGGACATATGGTTAAGGCACCATCCGCATTTCTCATTTTGCCTGTACGTCAGGATCCTTGCTCCCTGAGGCCTGCCTTCTCGCACAAGGAGGCCGCCTAGAAAGTCCGGACCTTGCAGCCTATACTCTGAGTACACCCTGGATATCACTGCACAACCCTCTGGATCCCTTCAGGTTGCTTTTCCTCACTACCATCCGCACTACACATTTTGCCTGTACGACAGGCTCCCTGCTCACGGAAACATGCCTTCTACCACAAGGCCACTGCCAGACACCCTGGATATCACTGCCCGACTCTGTGGTTCCTTTCAGGTTGCTTTTCCTCAATATCTTCCACTGGCAGCCAGACCACCCCTGACCCATATCCTCCAGCCCCCCAGAGTACCCTCCTCCTACACTCTAGAACCACTTGCAACCCCCCAAACCACCCCTAGTCCACACCCGGCCCCCTCGGCTGCCTGGCCCACCATGGTTCCTGGAATAGGATACAACTGGAGGATTCGGTTACTCAGAACTGCAGCTCCAGGTGCAGCGCCTTCACCAGGCCCTGGAGCGTGTGATGGCCCCGGGATCTGCGGAATGGCGCCGGCTGCGCCACCTGACTCTCCTGCAGCGCTGGGGCTTCTGGGACCAGCCAGGACACGAGCGCCTCCATGAACTCCACGACTCACAGAGGAATCAGGGCAAGCTGGGTCTCTAG
This genomic window contains:
- the LOC139181124 gene encoding EKC/KEOPS complex subunit LAGE3-like, yielding MESDTHSGGASRPADEDPGAVEFATGTAQGSCSEPGGAGGQDDPRDPACPDSSVSRGVHGGARVLAGPRSPSAAGESGGAAGAIPQIPGPSHAPGPGEGAAPGAAVLSNRILQLSLSVPFSSHAEADLARHFLTTRTQLRGRIRKELYVNGRMMVLRLTAEDPGLLQRSIGFCLEQLSLVIRSLQHYGAPVSRHRRGV